Proteins co-encoded in one Leptospira levettii genomic window:
- a CDS encoding MotA/TolQ/ExbB proton channel family protein: MSFPFAKSDSIISSVPPQTIPILIIFVSIVGFTIIVERLVYYWRLKSIPQDHFRRVRELAREGKWDDAKDVLTQDVQSPAAILLRMAFDLKRRGVSFWEEDIKQEGFRQIYLMERYLTGLGTIATIAPLLGVLGTVIGIVRSFAEGAGTQGAEVGISEALITTAMGLGIAIPAYIFYNVFSRMKEEKITEMENVTDLVLPHLNKR; the protein is encoded by the coding sequence TTCCTTTCGCTAAATCAGATTCAATCATTTCATCGGTTCCTCCACAAACCATTCCCATCCTAATCATTTTTGTATCCATCGTTGGTTTTACGATCATCGTGGAACGACTTGTGTATTATTGGAGATTAAAAAGTATCCCACAAGATCACTTTCGTAGGGTAAGAGAACTTGCCAGGGAAGGTAAGTGGGATGATGCAAAGGATGTCCTCACACAAGACGTACAATCTCCCGCAGCAATCTTACTCCGAATGGCTTTTGACTTAAAACGCCGGGGTGTGTCGTTCTGGGAAGAGGATATCAAACAGGAAGGTTTCCGACAAATTTATTTGATGGAACGTTACCTCACTGGACTTGGGACGATTGCAACGATTGCACCATTGTTAGGGGTTCTTGGAACTGTGATTGGTATTGTAAGGTCCTTTGCAGAAGGTGCGGGAACACAAGGTGCCGAAGTGGGTATCTCGGAAGCACTCATCACGACTGCAATGGGACTTGGAATTGCCATCCCTGCTTATATTTTTTATAATGTTTTTTCTAGAATGAAGGAAGAAAAAATTACGGAAATGGAAAACGTAACAGATTTAGTTCTTCCTCATTTGAACAAACGATAA